Proteins from one Oncorhynchus tshawytscha isolate Ot180627B linkage group LG16, Otsh_v2.0, whole genome shotgun sequence genomic window:
- the LOC112215403 gene encoding 60S ribosomal protein L21: MTNTRGKRRGTRYMFSRAFRKHGPIPLSTYMRIYRKGDIVDIKGTGTIQKGMPHKCYHGKTGRVYNVTQHAVGIIVNKQVKGKILAKRINVRIEHVKHSKSRDSFLQRVKENEKRKVEAKQKGTWVELKRQPTAPRDARFVSTKGNEPQLLEPIPYEFMA, from the exons ATGACGAACACAAGAGGCAAGAGGAGGGGGACGAGGTACATGTTCAGCAGGGCCTTCCGCAAGCATG GTCCCATTCCTCTGTCCACGTACATGCGTATCTACAGGAAGGGCGATATCGTTGACATCAAG GGTACAGGTACCATCCAGAAGGGAATGCCTCACAAGTGCTACCACGGTAAGACGGGCAGAGTCTACAACGTAACCCAACATGCTGTCGGCATCATTGTCAACAAGCAGGTCAA aGGTAAGATCCTTGCCAAGAGGATCAACGTACGTATTGAGCACGTGAAGCACTCTAAGAGCAGGGACAGCTTCCTGCAGCGCGTCAAGGAGAACGAGAAGAGGAAAGTGGAGGCCAAGCAGAAGGGCACCTGGGTGGAGCTGAAACGGCAG CCCACTGCTCCCCGTGATGCCCGCTTTGTCAGCACCAAGGGCAATGAGCCCCAGCTGCTGGAGCCCATCCCCTATGAGTTCATGGCATAA